A part of Crassostrea angulata isolate pt1a10 chromosome 5, ASM2561291v2, whole genome shotgun sequence genomic DNA contains:
- the LOC128183114 gene encoding uncharacterized protein LOC128183114 — protein MDNEQKAQDVVRCDVCDTPVPLLHCDFCQIYLCKACVGGHMLDLSKKHQVVPFQERRSSLNYPYCSEHVKEQCKHFCQQCDISLCVYCITNGNHQNHNPVDICSILKRKKIEIQEDIEELDESFSPKYKEIVNNITLQKTDLNKNSEKLTSAIDKHGEVWHREIDTIIQKLKSDLDEVDAKHLALLNKQEDEITRTISEITQSIADLKKLLDSNDVSRVSAYKSRIAEFRRLPPKLTVSLPNFTPQKINPEQLYQQFGSLSAISITTEEHGYTMETSEAGSSPLKPLLDEPRIISTIQTQYRGLGNGLLSVTCHNDEEIWTCGDNNKMMSLYKLKGEVMKSIQTNSKNDPWDIAVTRTGDLVYSDYNARTVNIVNNTQKQTVIRLRGWKPLNICSTSSDNLLIVIYSDNGKETKVVCYSGSTETQSIQFNDKGQPLYSSCGNYKYISENRNLDICVSDRGARAVVVVNQAGKLRFTYTGPPITPKGTFSPLGISTDSQSRILTADYNNKRIHILDQDGQFLRYIDNCRLQCPWGVCVDTRDNLVVAEHYTGEVKKIKYIM, from the coding sequence ATGGACAATGAACAGAAAGCCCAGGATGTGGTGCGGTGTGATGTGTGTGATACTCCTGTCCCCCTACTACACTGTGACTTCTGTCAGATATATCTCTGCAAAGCTTGTGTTGGTGGCCATATGTTGGATTTATCCAAAAAACATCAGGTGGTACCGTTTCAAGAACGAAGATCTTCTCTAAATTATCCTTATTGCTCAGAACATGTCAAAGAGCAGTGTAAACATTTCTGTCAACAATGTGACATTTCTCTCTGTGTTTATTGTATAACAAATGGAAATCATCAAAACCATAACCCAGTTGACATTTGTAGCATccttaaaagaaagaaaatagaaATACAAGAAGATATAGAAGAATTAGATGAATCCTTTTCTCCTAAATATAAAGAGATTGTAAACAACATCACGCTTCAGAAAACTGATCTGAATAAAAACTCAGAGAAACTGACATCAGCAATagacaaacatggagaagtctggcacagagaaatagacaccattatacagaaactgaaatctgatctTGATGAAGTGGACGCCAAACACCTGGCTTTGTTAaacaaacaggaagatgaaatcacacgcaccatttctgaaatcacacagagcattgctgatctgaagaagttactggactccaatgatgtcagccgtgtctctgcctacaaatccaggattgctgaattcagaagattgcctcctaaactcacagttTCTCTACCAAACTTCACCCCTCAGAAAATTAATCCAGAACAACTTTATCAACAATTTGGTTCCTTGTCAGCAATCTCAATTACAACAGAGGAACATGGCTACACCATGGAAACCTCAGAAGCTGGATCCTCTCCTCTAAAACCACTGCTTGATGAGCCACGGATCATCTCCACTATACAGACACAGTATAGAGGCTTAGGAAATGGGTTACTTAGTGTTACCTGTCACAATGATGAAGAAATATGGACGTGTGGTGATAATAATAAGATGATGAGTCTCTACAAGCTCAAGGGGGAAGTTATGAAGTCAATCCAAACCAATTCAAAAAACGACCCatgggacatagcagtgacaaggactGGGGACCTAGTTTATTCTGATTACAATGCTAGAACAGTGAACATTGTGAATAATACACAGAAACAGACAGTGATAAGACTACGAGGATGGAAACCTCTAAAtatctgtagtacctcctctgatAACCTCTTGATTGTCATTTACAGTGATAATGGTAAAGAAACAAAggttgtgtgttactctggctcaACGGAGACACAAAGTATTCAGTTcaatgacaaaggacaacctctctattcatcttgTGGTAActataaatacatcagtgaaaacaggaacctagatatctgtgtgtcagaccgTGGAGCCCGTGCAGTAGTGGTAGTCAATCAGGCCGGAAAACTcaggtttacctacactggtcctcccatTACTCCCAAAGGAACGTTTAGTCCACTCGGCATCTCTACAGACAGCCAgagtcggatcctgacagcagactatAACAACAaacgtatccacatcctggatcaggacggacagttcctccgctacattgacaactgtcgtTTACAGTGTCCATGGGGtgtatgtgtggacaccagagacaacctcgtTGTGGCTGAACACTACACGGGTGaagtgaagaaaataaaatatataatgtaa